In Impatiens glandulifera unplaced genomic scaffold, dImpGla2.1, whole genome shotgun sequence, the following are encoded in one genomic region:
- the LOC124917476 gene encoding NADH-ubiquinone oxidoreductase chain 5: protein MYLLIVFLPLLGSGVAGFFGRFLGSEGTAIMTTTCLSFSSILSLIAFYEVAPGASACYLRIAPWISSEMFDASWGFLFDSPTVVMLIVVTSISSLVHLYSISYMSEDPHSPRFMCYLSIPTFFMLMLVTGDNSLQLFLGWEGVGLASYLLIHFWFTRLQADKAAIKAMLVNRVGDFGLAPGISGCFTLFQTVDFSTIFACASAPRNSWISRNMRLNAITLICILLFIGAVGKSAQIGSHTWLPDAMEGPTPVSALIHAATMVTAGVFMIARCSPLFEYPPTALIVITFAGAMTSFLAATTGILQNDLKRVIAYSTCSQLGYMIFACGISNYSVSVFHLMNHAFFKALLFLSAGSVIHAMSDEQDMRKMGGLASSFPFTYAMMLMGSLSLIGFPFLTGFFSKDVILELAYTKYTISGNFAFWLGSVSVLFTSYYSFRLLFLTFLVPTNSFGRDILRCHDAPIPMAIPLILLAFGSLFVGYLAKV from the exons ATGTATCTACTTATCGTATTTTTGCCCCTGCTCGGTAGTGGAGTAGCAGGTTTTTTCGGACGTTTTCTAGGCTCAGAAGGAACAGCTATAATGACCACTACGTGCCTTTCATTCTCTTCGATCTTATCTTTGATTGCTTTTTATGAAGTCGCACCGGGAGCTAGTGCTTGCTATCTAAGAATTGCTCCATGGATCTCATCAGAAATGTTTGATGCTTCTTGGGGCTTCT TGTTCGATAGCCCGACCGTAGTGATGTTAATTGTGGTTACATCCATAAGTAGCTTGGTCCATCTTTATTCTATTTCATATATGTCTGAGGATCCGCATAGCCCTCGATTTATGTGTTATTTATCCATTCCTACTTTTTTTATGCTAATGTTGGTGACTGGAGATAACTCTCTTCAATTATTCCTGGGATGGGAGGGAGTAGGTCTTGCTTCATATTTGTTAATTCATTTCTGGTTTACACGACTTCAGGCGGATAAAGCAGCTATAAAAGCTATGCTTGTCAATCGAGTAGGTGATTTTGGATTAGCTCCTGGGATTTCGGGTTGTTTTACTCTCTTTCAAACAGTAGACTTTTCAACCATTTTTGCTTGTGCTAGTGCCCCCAGAAATTCTTGGATTTCTCGCAATATGAGATTGAATGCCATAACTCTTATttgtattttactttttattggTGCTGTTGGGAAATCTGCACAGATAGGATCGCATACTTGGTTACCCGATGCTATGGAGGGTCCCACTCCAGTATCCGCTTTGATTCATGCAGCTACTATGGTAACAGCTGGCGTTTTCATGATAGCAAGGTGCTCCCCTTTATTTGAATACCCACCTACGGCTTTGATTGTTATTACTTTTGCAGGAGCTATGACGTCATTCCTTGCGGCAACCACTGGAATATTACAGAACGATCTAAAGAGGGTCATAGCTTATTCAACTTGCAGCCAATTAGGCTATATGATCTTTGCTTGCGGCATCTCTAACTATTCGGTTAGCGTCTTTCACTTAATGAATCACGCCTTTTTCAAAGCATTACTATTCCTGAGTGCAGGTTCGGTGATTCATGCCATGTCGGATGAGCAAGATATGCGGAAGATGGGGGGGCTTGCCTCCTCGTTTCCTTTTACCTATGCCATGATGCTCATGGGCAGCTTATCTCTAATTGGATTTCCTTTTCTAACTGGATTTTTTTCCAAAGATGTGATCTTAGAGCTCGCTTACACTAAGTATACCATCAGTGGGAACTTTGCTTTCTGGTTGGGAAGTGTCTCTGTCCTTTTCACTTCTTATTACTCTTTTCGTTTACTTTTTCTAACATTTCTAGTACCAACTAATTCATTCGGGCGAGACATCTTACGATGTCATGATGCGCCCATTCCTATGGCCATTCCTTTAATACTTCTGGCTTTCGGGAGTCTCTTTGTAGGATACTTGGCCAAAGTGTGA